One stretch of Armigeres subalbatus isolate Guangzhou_Male chromosome 2, GZ_Asu_2, whole genome shotgun sequence DNA includes these proteins:
- the LOC134210540 gene encoding uncharacterized protein LOC134210540: MSSDSPLLEDIRAEYQIKRNECRQTLREAKETSWTEFLDGINSEQTATELWRRINCFQGKRRSKGITLIINGTAQRDPATVADALADYFGQQCSYREYPDQFRRKHGDPATEIRKFKVPTNNGESYNQLFSLPELEHALRKGKGKSAGPDGLGYAMYKNLPLIGKIALLDSINQEWTKGTFPTEWKSTLVVPVPKNNGPSNEASGYRPIALANVGSKIMERMVNRRLIELLESAGKLDNRQHAFRAGRGTSTYLAALAEILNSNKGKHAEIISLDLSKAYNRTWTPGILKKLALWGISGNLLLFVKNYLLDRSFRVQLGATSSKAVKEETGVPQGSVIAVTLFLVAMEGVFADLPKEIFIVVYADDIVLIAVGKRLKALRRKAQAAVNKVALWAQNSGYRIAADKCARIHICESLHRLPSEAITTGGNTIPVKNSAKLIGVTIDRRLTFKQHFQATRNACRTRLNMMKLISRKRTRSDRATRIRVADAVITSRLVYGIEMTSCNLPELIKNLAPVYNRSIRYISGLLPSTPADAACAEAGVLPFRYKATSALCTRTVGYLEKTRTTDDSCSILARANDALLKQCQQRLPKSPDSLLRKGPNRAQAQALFNQRIEDKYSSYTIRYTDGSKAEGKVGIGIETGDCTSASYRLPNICSVFSAEAAAIFKAAILPSQGPTVIITDSASALAALAAESNRHPYIQAIQMALNENISLMWVPGHSGIAGNENADLLANIGRSSQLLNNVVPAADAKLWIKQQISAAWATEWHKVRSFCRMLKSTTLPGEDQHNRREQVVLSRLRTGHTNITHVLGSDNYHRQCEICQCRMTIQHLFNTCPVFEEARNNNNIQNAYTALRNNTVDERPDALDLYKEKHRQCKIIIREAKSKQWEDFIDSINPSQTSAELWRRGNRTISDPAQVANALGDYFASLVAVSQYPADFQRNITSHNLHLNTTLIPADPPGCLLNHPFSAGELAHALAKCKGNSSGPDELGYPMIKRLSPAAKALF; encoded by the exons ATGTCAT ccgACAGCCCTCTCCTGGAGGATATACGTGCCGAGTACCAGATCAAACGGAACGAATGCAGACAAACTCTGCGCGAGGCAAAGGAAACGTCTTGGACGGAGTTCCTTGACGGCATTAACAGCGAGCAAACGGCGACGGAACTATGGCGTAGGATAAACTGCTTCCAGGGTAAGCGAAGGTCAAAGGGCATCACACTTATTATTAACGGCACAGCCCAACGTGATCCGGCCACCGTTGCGGACGCATTAGCCGACTATTTCGGCCAGCAGTGCTCCTACCGGGAGTACCCGGACCAATTCCGAAGAAAACACGGCGACCCAGCAACGGAAATCCGGAAATTCAAGGTACCGACGAACAACGGAGAGTCATACAACCAGCTCTTCTCGTTGCCTGAGCTGGAGCATGCTCTAAGGAAGGGAAAAGGCAAATCGGCGGGCCCCGATGGACTCGGGTACGCCATGTACAAAAACCTTCCCCTAATCGGAAAAATCGCCCTCCTGGACTCCATCAACCAAGAGTGGACTAAAGGCACTTTCCCCACCGAGTGGAAATCAACCCTCGTAGTCCCGGTCCCGAAGAATAACGGCCCATCGAACGAAGCGTCAGGATATCGGCCCATTGCTCTGGCGAATGTTGGATCGAAGATTATGGAGCGCATGGTCAACAGGCGGCTGATCGAACTTCTGGAAAGCGCCGGGAAACTCGACAACCGGCAGCACGCCTTCAGGGCGGGGCGAGGCACCAGCACCTACCTTGCGGCCCTGGCGGAAATTTTGAACAGCAACAAGGGTAAGCATGCTGAGATTATCTCCCTCGACCTATCAAAGGCGTACAACAGGACGTGGACCCCCGGTATCCTAAAGAAGCTGGCTCTTTGGGGGATCTCCGGCAATCTTCTCCTCTTCGTGAAAAACTATCTGCTAGACCGCTCATTCCGGGTTCAACTCGGAGCAACATCGTCGAAGGCAGTAAAGGAAGAAACCGGAGTCCCCCAAGGATCTGTCATCGCGGTCACCCTGTTTTTGGTGGCCATGGAGGGCGTATTTGCAGATCTCCCGAAAGAAATCTTCATCGTCGTGTACGCGGATGATATCGTGCTAATAGCTGTTGGCAAACGGCTAAAGGCACTCAGGCGTAAGGCGCAAGCGGCGGTCAACAAGGTCGCACTGTGGGCCCAGAACTCCGGCTACCGAATAGCGGCGGATAAATGCGCTAGAATCCACATCTGCGAATCGCTTCATCGGCTCCCAAGCGAAGCCATCACAACCGGCGGTAACACCATCCCAGTCAAGAACAGCGCGAAGCTAATCGGTGTCACCATTGACCGCCGACTAACTTTCAAGCAGCACTTTCAAGCCACCCGGAACGCCTGTAGAACCAGGCTCAACATGATGAAGCTTATCTCCAGGAAGCGAACGAGAAGCGATCGGGCCACCAGGATTAGAGTAGCAGATGCGGTCATAACCAGTAGGCTCGTATACGGCATCGAGATGACGTCGTGCAACCTGCCGGAACTGATCAAAAACCTTGCCCCGGTATACAACCGGTCTATCCGGTACATCTCCGGGTTGTTACCTTCCACGCCGGCGGACGCGGCATGCGCCGAGGCTGGTGTACTGCCATTCCGGTACAAGGCCACGTCAGCACTGTGTACCAGAACCGTCGGATACCTGGAAAAAACGAGAACAACCGATGATTCCTGCAGTATTCTAGCCCGGGCGAACGATGCACTCCTGAAACAGTGCCAACAGCGCCTCCCAAAATCGCCGGACT CGCTGCTGAGGAAAGGACCCAACCGCGCCCAAGCCCAAGCCCTCTTCAATCAACGAATAGAAGACAAATATTCATCGTACACCATCCGGTACACTGACGGTTCGAAGGCAGAAGGGAAAGTTGGCATTGGCATCGAAACCGGCGACTGTACTTCGGCATCGTACCGATTACCGAACATCTGTTCGGTATTTTCCGCAGAAGCAGCCGCGATATTCAAGGCAGCCATCCTCCCTAGCCAAGGCCCTACGGTCATAATCACCGATTCCGCAAGTGCTCTCGCGGCACTGGCCGCTGAATCAAACCGGCACCCGTACATCCAAGCGATCCAGATGGCACTAAACGAAAACATCAGCCTGATGTGGGTCCCCGGACACTCCGGGATAGCCGGAAACGAGAATGCGGATCTTCTAGCTAACATCGGTCGGAGCAGCCAACTGCTGAACAACGTCGTCCCCGCAGCAGACGCAAAGCTGTGGATTAAGCAGCAGATCTCAGCAGCATGGGCCACGGAGTGGCATAAAGTGAGATCGTTCTGCCGGATGCTTAAGAGCACCACCCTCCCTGGTGAAGACCAACACAACCGACGAGAGCAGGTGGTATTGTCTAGGCTCCGCACAGGACATACGAACATCACCCACGTCCTGGGGTCTGACAATTACCATCGGCAATGCGAAATTTGCCAATGCAGAATGACAATCCAGCACCTGTTCAACACCTGCCCAGTATTTGAAGAAGCACGTAACAACAACAACATCCAGAATGCATACACGGCTTTACGTAACAACACGGTTGACGAACG GCCTGACGCCCTAGATCTGTATAAGGAGAAACACCGACAGTGTAAGATCATTATCAGGGAAGCAAAATCCAAGCAATGGGAGGATTTCATCGATAGCATCAACCCGTCCCAAACCTCCGCCGAACTTTGGAGGCGG GGCAACCGCACAATCTCTGACCCTGCACAAGTCGCGAATGCTCTCGGCGACTATTTTGCTTCCCTGGTAGCTGTTTCCCAGTACCCAGCAGACTTCCAGAGAAACATCACTTCCCATAATCTTCACCTCAACACCACTCTTATTCCCGCGGACCCCCCCGGCTGCCTGCTGAACCACCCCTTCTCAGCAGGAGAGTTGGCCCACGCGCTCGCCAAGTGCAAAGGGAACTCATCCGGGCCGGATGAGTTGGGGTATCCCATGATCAAACGGCTCTCTCCGGCCGCGAAGGCCCTTTTCTGA